The Chryseobacterium geocarposphaerae genome has a window encoding:
- a CDS encoding phosphodiester glycosidase family protein, with the protein MRISLMILCFYSILSCNGKLKNEDDFVIFKVNPKLENVSLYWKDDDGTILKSIKNLKNKVEHDNKRLIFAMNGGMFEMNNSPKGLYIENFKILNKLDTLSGKGNFYLNPNGVFYLTKNNDAELIETKAFKYHSNIKYATQSGPMLLFSGEINPIFQENSQNVNVRNGVGILKDGNIVFIMSKKEVNFYNFASIFKELGCIKALYLDGFVSRTYYPDKKWIQKDGDFGVMIGVTELKK; encoded by the coding sequence ATGAGAATTTCATTAATGATATTGTGTTTTTATTCCATATTATCCTGTAATGGTAAATTGAAAAATGAAGATGATTTTGTGATATTTAAAGTAAATCCGAAACTTGAAAATGTCTCATTGTATTGGAAAGATGATGACGGAACCATTCTTAAAAGTATTAAGAATCTAAAAAATAAAGTAGAACACGATAACAAGAGATTAATATTTGCCATGAATGGCGGAATGTTTGAAATGAACAATTCTCCAAAAGGACTTTATATTGAAAATTTTAAAATTCTAAATAAACTCGACACATTATCAGGAAAGGGTAATTTCTATCTCAATCCCAATGGAGTATTTTATCTCACAAAAAATAATGATGCTGAATTAATTGAGACGAAAGCTTTTAAGTATCATTCAAATATTAAATACGCGACTCAATCTGGACCGATGCTGCTGTTTAGCGGAGAAATAAATCCGATTTTTCAGGAAAACTCCCAAAATGTTAATGTAAGAAATGGAGTAGGGATTTTAAAGGATGGAAATATAGTTTTTATTATGTCTAAAAAAGAAGTTAATTTTTATAATTTTGCTTCTATATTTAAAGAACTAGGCTGTATAAAAGCTTTGTATCTCGATGGTTTTGTATCAAGAACTTATTATCCGGACAAAAAATGGATTCAAAAAGACGGTGATTTTGGAGTCATGATTGGAGTAACTGAACTGAAAAAATAA
- a CDS encoding DUF58 domain-containing protein, whose protein sequence is MKNLYINTRFFFALIGVGIIYVFAFFFPFLMIVAHALLLISFLAVMVDYLLVFNGKEGVLSQRILPEKLSNGDENPVKVDIKNNYRFKIHVKVIDEIPFQFQKRDFMIEKSIEEGRNSFFQYVLEPKERGEYSFGALNIFVSSPLGLVAKRFTFQKDAMLPSYPSFIHLRKYELMALQNEFLLGGIKKIRKLGHTMEFEQIKEYVPGDDVRTINWKATSKANRLMVNQFQDEKAQRIFMLIDKGRTMKMPFNGLSLLDYSINATMALSHIILKKGDRAGMMTFSKKTENRVAADNKSGQLKKISEALYNVKTDFFESDFNRLYQDVKFSLNQRSLVLLFTNFETLDGLNRQLKYLRGIAKNHLLVVVFFKNSEIQTLMHKNPENMQEIYDEIVAEKFEFEKKLIIQELRKYGIYSVYTLPENLNIDVINKYLEIKARGIL, encoded by the coding sequence ATGAAAAACCTATACATCAATACACGCTTTTTCTTTGCACTCATCGGAGTGGGGATTATCTATGTCTTTGCATTTTTCTTTCCTTTTCTGATGATTGTTGCGCATGCTTTATTGTTGATCAGTTTTCTGGCGGTGATGGTAGATTATTTGCTCGTTTTTAACGGAAAGGAAGGAGTTTTATCACAGAGAATATTACCAGAGAAACTATCCAACGGCGATGAAAATCCGGTTAAAGTTGATATTAAAAACAATTACAGATTTAAGATTCATGTAAAAGTAATTGATGAGATTCCTTTTCAGTTTCAGAAAAGAGATTTCATGATCGAAAAAAGTATTGAAGAAGGCAGAAATTCATTTTTTCAATATGTTTTAGAACCTAAAGAAAGAGGGGAGTACAGCTTTGGTGCTTTAAATATTTTTGTTTCTTCCCCTTTAGGATTGGTTGCTAAGAGATTTACTTTTCAGAAAGATGCCATGTTGCCTTCTTATCCTTCATTTATTCACTTAAGAAAATATGAATTGATGGCACTTCAAAACGAATTTTTATTGGGGGGAATCAAAAAAATACGAAAACTGGGACACACCATGGAATTTGAGCAGATCAAAGAATATGTTCCCGGAGATGATGTAAGAACGATCAACTGGAAAGCAACCTCCAAAGCAAATCGATTGATGGTGAATCAGTTTCAGGATGAAAAAGCACAACGTATTTTTATGCTGATCGATAAAGGAAGAACGATGAAAATGCCATTTAACGGATTAAGCCTTTTGGATTATTCTATCAATGCAACGATGGCCTTATCTCATATCATTCTGAAAAAAGGAGACCGGGCAGGAATGATGACTTTTTCTAAAAAAACCGAAAACAGAGTAGCTGCAGATAATAAATCCGGACAATTAAAGAAAATTTCTGAAGCTTTATACAATGTTAAGACAGATTTCTTTGAAAGCGATTTCAACAGATTGTACCAGGATGTAAAATTTTCTCTCAATCAAAGAAGTTTAGTCTTACTGTTTACCAATTTTGAAACATTGGACGGACTGAACAGGCAGTTAAAATACCTTCGTGGAATTGCTAAAAACCATTTGCTGGTTGTCGTGTTCTTTAAAAATTCCGAAATACAGACATTGATGCATAAGAACCCTGAAAATATGCAGGAGATCTATGATGAAATTGTAGCAGAGAAATTTGAGTTCGAGAAAAAATTAATCATTCAGGAACTTCGAAAATATGGGATTTATTCAGTGTATACACTTCCTGAAAACTTAAATATCGATGTGATCAATAAGTATCTTGAGATAAAAGCGAGAGGGATTTTATAA
- a CDS encoding four helix bundle protein — MANFKELLVWQKSIDFVTEIYRTTETFPKDETFGLKSQIRRASVSIPSNIAEGNSRRSKPDYLQFLKISRGSCAEVETQLIIAKNLNFLKEENYLKLNQDILEISKMLNGLINSLKEI, encoded by the coding sequence ATGGCTAATTTTAAAGAGCTTTTAGTTTGGCAAAAATCTATTGATTTTGTAACTGAAATTTATAGGACAACTGAAACTTTTCCAAAAGATGAAACGTTTGGCTTAAAATCTCAAATTAGGAGAGCTTCTGTTTCGATTCCGTCGAATATTGCGGAAGGAAATTCCAGAAGAAGTAAGCCTGATTACCTTCAGTTTTTAAAGATTTCCAGAGGAAGTTGTGCTGAAGTAGAAACTCAATTAATTATTGCGAAAAATCTTAATTTTTTAAAAGAAGAAAATTATTTAAAATTAAATCAGGACATTCTAGAAATCTCAAAAATGTTGAACGGACTTATAAATTCATTGAAAGAAATTTAA
- a CDS encoding AAA family ATPase codes for MDNFENPNLDNQAAVDLEKKEGDFQSRIDMIELRASLEKVKTEIAKVIVGQEDMIEHLLAALLSNGHVLIEGVPGVAKTITAKLLAKTIDVDFSRIQFTPDLMPSDILGTSVFSVKNSEFEFKKGPIFSNFVLIDEINRSPAKTQSALFEVMEERQITMDGTRYTMDEPFLVVATQNPIEHEGTYRLPEAQLDRFLFKINVRYPNLEQEIAIIKNQHESKKEDKTDVVERVITAQQLKNYQQLVKEIIVESQLIEYIAKIIINTRENQFLYLGASPRASLALLTASKAFAALRGRDFVTPEDIKEASYAVLRHRVIVSPEREMEGLTADEIIRQILEGIEIPR; via the coding sequence ATGGATAATTTTGAAAACCCAAATTTAGACAATCAGGCTGCTGTAGATCTTGAAAAAAAAGAAGGGGATTTTCAGTCTCGTATAGACATGATCGAACTTCGTGCAAGTTTAGAGAAAGTAAAAACCGAAATCGCTAAAGTGATTGTCGGTCAGGAAGACATGATAGAGCATCTTTTGGCTGCTCTTTTGTCGAACGGACATGTTCTTATAGAAGGTGTTCCGGGAGTGGCAAAAACCATTACGGCAAAACTACTGGCAAAAACCATTGACGTAGATTTCAGCAGAATTCAGTTTACCCCGGATCTGATGCCTTCAGATATTTTGGGAACCTCTGTTTTCAGTGTGAAAAATTCAGAATTTGAATTTAAAAAAGGCCCAATTTTCTCCAACTTTGTTCTGATTGATGAGATCAACAGATCACCGGCGAAAACGCAGTCGGCTCTTTTTGAAGTAATGGAAGAAAGGCAGATCACCATGGACGGAACCCGTTATACGATGGATGAACCTTTTTTAGTTGTTGCTACTCAAAACCCTATTGAACATGAAGGTACGTACAGACTTCCTGAAGCTCAGCTGGACCGTTTTCTTTTTAAGATCAATGTAAGATATCCGAATCTTGAACAGGAAATTGCGATCATAAAAAATCAGCATGAAAGTAAAAAAGAAGATAAGACAGATGTTGTAGAACGCGTCATTACGGCTCAACAGCTTAAAAATTATCAACAGCTGGTCAAAGAAATCATCGTAGAATCTCAGTTGATAGAATATATTGCTAAAATCATCATCAATACCAGAGAAAACCAGTTTTTATATTTAGGAGCTTCTCCAAGAGCGAGTTTGGCATTACTGACGGCTTCAAAAGCTTTTGCCGCATTGAGAGGAAGAGATTTCGTAACTCCTGAAGATATCAAAGAAGCAAGTTATGCAGTATTAAGACACAGAGTAATTGTCTCTCCGGAAAGAGAAATGGAAGGCTTAACTGCTGATGAAATTATCAGACAAATTTTAGAAGGAATAGAGATTCCTAGATAG
- a CDS encoding DUF4129 domain-containing protein, translating into MNKLILFFLFITAGFSFAQESKPPTAVDVVVDSLSEEHYKGMNRADSVLLKKPITENTVYPKKIKENIRSRYKGNEFDYSVSKPRESFWEKLQRKIIRLIESIFGKTSLSSSAKFTDILIRLFAIVLVGFLLYFIIKYLLGKDGSFIFGRKNKKLDIAEKELHENIHEINFPESIAQFENNGEYRSAIRYQFLYILKKLSDRKIIVWNPEKTNKDYVTELKEPNLKNEFSKLSYIFDYVWYGEFGIDKEDYSRFKQQYQSFKL; encoded by the coding sequence ATGAATAAACTCATTCTTTTTTTTCTTTTTATTACGGCAGGCTTTTCTTTTGCGCAGGAAAGCAAACCGCCGACTGCAGTTGATGTAGTGGTGGATTCTTTAAGTGAAGAACATTATAAAGGAATGAATCGTGCAGATTCCGTACTGTTGAAGAAACCGATTACGGAAAATACAGTATATCCAAAGAAAATTAAAGAAAATATCCGGTCGAGATATAAAGGAAATGAATTTGATTATTCAGTATCAAAACCCAGAGAGTCTTTCTGGGAAAAGCTTCAGCGTAAAATCATCAGATTGATAGAAAGTATTTTTGGAAAAACGAGCTTAAGCAGTTCTGCAAAATTTACGGATATTTTAATCCGTTTGTTTGCCATTGTTTTGGTAGGTTTTCTATTGTATTTTATTATTAAATATTTATTGGGGAAAGACGGCAGTTTTATTTTCGGCAGAAAAAATAAGAAGCTGGATATTGCTGAGAAAGAACTTCATGAAAACATTCATGAGATCAATTTTCCGGAAAGTATTGCCCAATTTGAAAACAATGGAGAATACCGTTCTGCCATTCGATATCAGTTTTTATATATTTTGAAAAAGTTAAGTGACAGAAAAATTATCGTCTGGAACCCTGAAAAGACCAATAAAGATTACGTAACAGAACTGAAAGAGCCCAATCTGAAAAACGAATTTTCAAAACTGTCTTATATCTTCGATTATGTGTGGTATGGCGAATTCGGGATCGATAAAGAAGATTATTCCAGATTCAAGCAGCAGTATCAATCTTTCAAACTGTAA
- a CDS encoding DUF4013 domain-containing protein, giving the protein MMQFYKKRDFGTFISDSFSFFKLYGKNYFKNYILLNGLLLILMVVVFIFGFKELFGQALGSNINGQSYYFENYFQNNFGMFFATGIITFILFMILMIINYLYPVFYLKRLATGEHKIRTDDILGDFKSNFKKIIILCLGMTFIVTPLSFILMGISYVLVFLIIGIFIMLFVGPTLFNVVTFLMYDYFNSSRGFFESLSYSIRAQFSYPNAREGSPYWKYWGSTIIISLILYIISMIFTAIPMVIFFATLSTTAPDGNFEQDPFSGGFGVVFFIVYGISLLVSFFTSNMLYVNAGLMYYDSRTDLNQKVELAEIDTIGINE; this is encoded by the coding sequence ATGATGCAGTTTTATAAAAAAAGAGATTTCGGAACATTTATAAGTGACAGTTTTTCTTTCTTTAAGCTTTATGGTAAAAATTATTTTAAAAATTACATTTTACTGAACGGTCTGCTTCTTATCTTAATGGTAGTTGTTTTTATTTTCGGCTTTAAAGAGCTTTTTGGCCAGGCTTTAGGGTCTAATATCAACGGACAGAGTTATTACTTCGAAAATTATTTTCAGAATAATTTCGGGATGTTTTTTGCGACCGGAATTATTACGTTTATACTGTTTATGATCCTTATGATTATCAATTATCTTTATCCGGTCTTTTATCTGAAAAGATTGGCTACCGGTGAACATAAGATCAGAACGGATGATATTTTGGGGGATTTTAAAAGTAATTTCAAGAAAATAATCATCTTATGTTTAGGGATGACTTTTATTGTTACTCCTTTATCCTTTATCCTTATGGGAATTTCCTATGTGTTGGTTTTTCTTATTATAGGTATTTTTATCATGCTTTTTGTAGGACCTACGTTGTTTAATGTAGTTACATTTTTAATGTATGATTATTTTAATTCATCGAGAGGTTTCTTTGAAAGTCTGAGCTATTCGATAAGAGCTCAGTTTTCATATCCTAATGCAAGAGAAGGCTCTCCTTATTGGAAATACTGGGGAAGCACCATTATTATCTCGCTTATCTTATACATCATTTCGATGATCTTTACTGCGATTCCGATGGTTATATTTTTTGCTACCTTATCTACCACAGCTCCGGACGGAAACTTTGAGCAGGATCCTTTTAGTGGCGGATTTGGAGTGGTATTTTTTATAGTTTACGGCATATCGTTACTGGTTTCATTTTTTACTTCAAATATGCTGTATGTGAATGCAGGATTGATGTATTATGACAGCAGAACAGATCTTAATCAGAAAGTAGAATTGGCAGAAATTGATACGATCGGAATTAATGAATAA
- a CDS encoding stage II sporulation protein M: MREVYFIKQNKEKWLGIEQVIQGKIKKNPDDLSSLYINLINDLSFAQTYYPKSNTTVYLNHLSSQIYQKIYKTKRVEENRIMYFFKTEVPLLVFQYRRYLLYAFLFFILFTAMGVVSAIYDKDFANIILGEDYVNMTIENIKKGNAVGVYQSGSTWGSTIGIIFNNIGVGAKLYLYGIFGGVGTLFALLSNSIMLGSFQYLFSEYGALRDSARGIWLHGVFEIFSMVIEAMCGLILGASILFPKTLSRFNSCKIGFRDSFKIFLSTVPFTICAGIIEGYVTRHALKMPLILNIIIIFGSLAIIGGYYFVYPYIVNKKINKHIHDAVL, encoded by the coding sequence ATGAGAGAAGTTTATTTCATTAAACAAAATAAAGAAAAATGGTTGGGAATTGAGCAGGTTATTCAGGGGAAAATTAAAAAAAATCCTGACGACCTTTCTTCGCTGTATATTAATCTCATCAATGATCTTTCTTTTGCACAGACTTACTATCCTAAAAGTAATACTACGGTTTATTTAAATCACCTCTCTTCTCAGATTTACCAGAAAATTTACAAAACGAAAAGAGTAGAAGAAAACCGTATCATGTATTTCTTCAAAACAGAAGTTCCTCTTTTGGTCTTTCAATACAGAAGATATCTTTTGTATGCTTTTCTCTTTTTTATTCTTTTTACTGCGATGGGAGTGGTTTCAGCCATTTATGATAAAGACTTTGCCAATATCATTTTGGGAGAAGACTACGTCAACATGACCATCGAGAATATAAAGAAAGGAAATGCGGTAGGAGTTTATCAGAGTGGTTCTACATGGGGAAGTACTATCGGTATTATTTTCAATAATATCGGAGTAGGAGCAAAGCTTTATTTGTATGGGATTTTTGGCGGTGTGGGAACTTTGTTTGCCTTATTGTCGAACAGTATCATGTTGGGTTCTTTTCAGTATCTCTTTTCAGAATACGGGGCTTTACGGGATAGTGCGAGAGGGATCTGGCTTCATGGAGTCTTTGAAATTTTCTCTATGGTGATTGAAGCGATGTGTGGCCTGATTTTAGGAGCCTCCATTTTGTTTCCGAAAACGCTTTCAAGATTCAATTCCTGTAAAATAGGGTTCAGAGATTCGTTTAAAATATTTCTGAGCACAGTTCCTTTTACAATATGTGCCGGAATTATTGAAGGATATGTAACCAGACATGCTTTAAAGATGCCCTTGATTTTAAATATCATCATCATTTTTGGATCATTGGCAATTATAGGAGGGTATTATTTCGTTTACCCATATATTGTAAATAAAAAAATTAATAAACACATACATGATGCAGTTTTATAA
- a CDS encoding RDD family protein: protein MSQIAINTSQNVNINFNVASVGERMLAFIIDLLIKIAYVIVIFYLFFNVLDLGYLLDGLDQWSQMAIYIAITFPVYIYPLVLESLMEGQTPGKRALKIRVVKIDGYQASFGDYMIRWVFRIIDTLFVGVIGIISMVISKNNQRLGDIASGTAVISLKNSINISHTILENIQEDYIPSFPQVIALSDNDMRIIKDNYQKALRIDDRHIINKLSEKIKTILKLETDPKMTERQFIGIIIKDYNYYTGKDS, encoded by the coding sequence ATGTCTCAAATTGCGATTAATACCTCACAAAATGTCAATATTAATTTTAATGTTGCGAGTGTGGGCGAAAGGATGCTCGCTTTTATCATCGACTTGCTAATAAAAATTGCTTATGTGATTGTTATCTTTTATTTGTTTTTCAATGTCTTGGATTTAGGCTACTTATTGGATGGTCTTGATCAATGGTCTCAAATGGCAATTTATATCGCCATTACTTTTCCTGTATATATTTACCCGTTGGTATTGGAAAGCCTTATGGAAGGACAGACTCCCGGAAAAAGAGCCTTAAAAATAAGAGTGGTAAAAATTGATGGTTACCAGGCAAGTTTTGGAGATTATATGATACGTTGGGTATTCAGAATTATTGATACTTTATTTGTCGGAGTAATTGGCATTATTTCTATGGTTATTTCCAAAAACAATCAGCGTTTAGGGGATATTGCCTCAGGAACGGCAGTTATTTCGCTTAAAAACAGCATCAATATTTCCCACACCATTCTTGAAAATATCCAGGAAGATTATATTCCTTCTTTTCCACAGGTGATTGCTTTAAGTGACAACGATATGAGAATCATCAAAGACAACTATCAAAAAGCATTAAGAATAGACGACAGACACATTATTAATAAACTTTCTGAAAAAATCAAAACCATTCTCAAACTGGAAACAGATCCAAAGATGACCGAAAGACAGTTTATCGGAATTATTATTAAGGATTATAATTATTATACCGGAAAAGATAGTTAG
- a CDS encoding GNAT family N-acetyltransferase yields the protein MRFENNKSGNGGVITLNNEIKEIGRLTYTIFPEESRFIISFVLVHPEFEGRGMGKFLVEEAIKFARENNWKVYPHCSYARSVMMRMNDVEDIFLKN from the coding sequence ATGAGATTCGAAAACAATAAATCAGGAAATGGCGGAGTCATTACTTTAAATAATGAGATTAAAGAAATCGGAAGATTAACCTACACTATTTTCCCGGAAGAAAGCAGATTTATCATTTCTTTTGTTCTGGTTCATCCTGAATTTGAAGGTCGTGGAATGGGAAAATTCCTAGTAGAAGAAGCCATTAAATTTGCAAGAGAAAACAACTGGAAAGTTTATCCTCACTGCTCTTATGCAAGATCTGTAATGATGAGAATGAATGATGTGGAAGATATTTTTTTAAAGAACTAA
- a CDS encoding glycosyltransferase family protein, producing the protein MKILYAFQGTGNGHVARAQEIVPILKKYTQVDTLISGHQSQLKADFDVDFQHKGISLLYDKTGGLSYKKTFFDNDFYKAIKTIREIELSQYDLIINDYEPLTGWACKLRKLPMIELSHQASMLFKETPKPEKKDFLGEMVLKYYVPSDRRIGFHFESYHPQIKKPVIRRKIRNLNPDKKGFYLVYLPSFSDENIIKVLKQIPVEWKVFSKYTQLQFRENNVEVFPIDEIQYLQSFENCDGILCNAGFESPAEALFMDKKLFVIPIHNQYEQECNACALDKMGIPNSKVLQLEEIEKWVNDDQHLKVNYPDNIEEILVNEVLVL; encoded by the coding sequence ATGAAAATATTATATGCCTTTCAGGGAACCGGAAACGGACATGTAGCAAGAGCACAGGAGATTGTTCCTATCTTAAAAAAATACACACAGGTTGACACTTTGATCAGCGGACATCAGTCCCAATTAAAGGCTGATTTTGATGTTGATTTTCAACATAAAGGTATTTCATTGCTGTATGATAAAACGGGCGGATTGTCATATAAAAAAACGTTTTTCGATAATGATTTTTATAAAGCTATCAAAACGATCAGAGAAATTGAATTGTCGCAATATGATTTAATCATCAATGACTATGAACCTTTAACAGGTTGGGCTTGTAAACTGAGAAAACTTCCTATGATTGAACTCAGTCATCAGGCTTCTATGTTGTTCAAAGAAACCCCTAAACCTGAAAAGAAGGATTTTCTTGGAGAAATGGTGCTGAAATATTATGTTCCAAGCGACCGAAGAATAGGATTTCATTTTGAAAGCTATCATCCACAAATTAAAAAGCCTGTTATCAGAAGGAAAATAAGAAATCTTAATCCGGATAAGAAAGGGTTCTATTTAGTCTATCTTCCCAGCTTTTCAGACGAAAATATTATTAAAGTTTTAAAACAGATTCCTGTAGAATGGAAGGTTTTTTCCAAATATACTCAGCTTCAGTTCAGAGAAAATAATGTTGAGGTTTTCCCGATTGATGAAATTCAATATTTACAATCTTTTGAAAACTGTGACGGAATTCTTTGCAATGCAGGTTTTGAAAGTCCGGCCGAAGCTCTTTTTATGGACAAGAAACTATTTGTTATCCCTATCCATAATCAATATGAACAGGAGTGTAATGCTTGTGCACTGGACAAAATGGGAATTCCTAATTCAAAAGTTTTACAGCTTGAAGAAATAGAAAAATGGGTGAATGACGATCAACACCTGAAAGTAAATTATCCTGATAATATCGAAGAGATTTTAGTGAACGAGGTTTTAGTTCTTTAA
- a CDS encoding UDP-2,3-diacylglucosamine diphosphatase, translated as MKRNIELVVISDVHLGTYGCKAKELLKYLNSIQPKTLVLNGDIIDIWQFKKSYFPKPHLKVIKKILSLATKNTEVFYITGNHDEMFRKFTDFELGKLKVCNKICLDINNKKTWIFHGDVFDASVQHSKWIAKLGGKGYDLLIVINNIVNWFLEKMGKEKYSFSKKIKNNVKKAVKYIGDFELTASELAIDNHYDYVVCGHIHQPQIREVVTKKGSCTYLNSGDWIENLSALEYNDNEWKIFYYEEHKHLLADDETEEIKDIPNEELLKLVTNFSQ; from the coding sequence ATGAAGAGAAACATTGAGTTAGTTGTCATTTCGGATGTTCATTTGGGGACTTATGGATGTAAGGCTAAAGAATTATTAAAATATCTTAATTCCATTCAGCCTAAAACTTTAGTTTTGAATGGAGATATCATTGATATTTGGCAGTTCAAAAAGTCTTACTTTCCTAAACCTCATTTAAAGGTCATTAAGAAAATCCTTTCTTTGGCCACAAAAAATACAGAAGTATTCTATATTACCGGAAACCACGACGAAATGTTCCGGAAGTTTACAGATTTCGAATTGGGTAAATTGAAGGTCTGTAATAAAATCTGCTTAGATATCAATAATAAAAAAACCTGGATCTTTCACGGAGATGTCTTTGATGCATCGGTACAGCATTCCAAATGGATTGCCAAACTGGGCGGAAAAGGTTACGATTTGCTGATTGTAATCAATAATATCGTAAATTGGTTTTTAGAGAAAATGGGTAAAGAAAAATATTCGTTTTCAAAAAAAATTAAAAATAATGTAAAAAAAGCAGTCAAGTATATTGGAGATTTTGAATTAACGGCTTCTGAACTGGCTATTGATAATCATTATGACTATGTGGTTTGCGGACATATTCATCAGCCTCAAATACGTGAAGTAGTGACTAAAAAAGGATCTTGTACTTATCTTAACTCCGGAGACTGGATAGAAAATCTTTCAGCCTTGGAATATAACGATAATGAATGGAAGATCTTTTACTACGAAGAGCACAAGCATTTGCTTGCAGATGACGAAACAGAAGAAATTAAGGATATTCCTAATGAAGAGCTTTTGAAACTGGTAACCAATTTTTCTCAATGA
- a CDS encoding YebC/PmpR family DNA-binding transcriptional regulator: protein MGRAFEYRKASKMARWDKMAKTFSKIGKDIALAVKAGGADPESNPALRRCIQNAKGANMPKDNVERAIKKASGADAENYEEITYEGYGQGGVAFFVECTTNNTTRTVANVRAIFNKFDGNLGKNGELAFIFDRKGIFTIDLSQIKMDWDDFEMEMIDGGAEDVEKDEEEVMITTAFEDFGSLSHKLDELGIEAKSAELQRIPNNTKEVSEEQFKANMKMLERFEDDDDVQNVYHNMEITEELMNSL from the coding sequence ATGGGAAGAGCGTTTGAATATAGAAAAGCTTCTAAAATGGCCAGATGGGATAAAATGGCTAAAACATTTTCTAAAATAGGTAAAGACATTGCTTTGGCAGTTAAAGCTGGTGGAGCTGATCCTGAATCGAATCCTGCACTCAGAAGATGCATTCAGAATGCGAAAGGAGCTAATATGCCAAAAGATAATGTAGAAAGAGCCATTAAGAAAGCAAGTGGTGCAGATGCGGAAAACTATGAAGAAATTACTTATGAAGGATACGGACAGGGTGGTGTCGCTTTTTTCGTAGAATGTACTACAAACAATACGACGAGAACAGTTGCGAATGTAAGAGCTATTTTCAATAAGTTTGACGGAAATCTTGGGAAAAATGGTGAACTAGCATTTATTTTTGACAGAAAAGGAATTTTCACAATCGATTTATCTCAAATTAAAATGGATTGGGACGATTTTGAAATGGAAATGATTGACGGTGGAGCAGAAGATGTAGAGAAAGATGAAGAAGAAGTAATGATTACGACTGCGTTTGAAGATTTCGGATCTTTATCTCATAAATTGGACGAATTGGGAATAGAAGCAAAAAGCGCAGAATTACAAAGAATTCCAAATAATACAAAAGAAGTAAGCGAAGAGCAGTTCAAGGCAAATATGAAAATGCTTGAGCGTTTCGAAGATGATGATGACGTACAAAACGTATATCACAACATGGAAATTACAGAAGAGTTAATGAACTCTCTATAA